A DNA window from Niabella yanshanensis contains the following coding sequences:
- a CDS encoding CBS domain-containing protein: protein MGKVSTILARKGNNAVSVQKDTKVYEALKVMSDKNIGSLVVLDDEGKYAGILTERDYSRKVILEGRHSDEITVGEIMSTDLPTVKPDDTVEICMQLMSNKNIRYLPVFDGDQLSGIISISDVVTETILQQKETISQLQNYIQG, encoded by the coding sequence ATGGGCAAAGTATCCACCATTCTTGCCAGGAAGGGAAACAATGCTGTTTCTGTGCAAAAAGACACCAAAGTTTACGAGGCATTAAAGGTTATGTCTGATAAAAATATCGGTTCGCTGGTTGTATTGGACGATGAGGGGAAATATGCGGGTATATTGACTGAAAGAGATTACTCCAGGAAAGTAATATTGGAAGGCCGTCATTCAGATGAAATAACAGTGGGTGAAATTATGTCCACTGATTTGCCCACAGTAAAACCCGATGACACAGTGGAGATTTGCATGCAATTGATGTCGAATAAAAACATCCGGTACCTGCCCGTTTTTGATGGGGACCAATTGTCAGGCATTATTTCCATAAGCGATGTGGTTACAGAAACCATTCTTCAGCAAAAAGAAACCATCAGCCAGTTACAGAATTATATACAGGGTTAA
- a CDS encoding S-adenosylmethionine:tRNA ribosyltransferase-isomerase, with product MHPKYLSIKDFTYNLPEEKIAFHPLDNRDDARLLVFKNEKIQANTYRNIAAHIPEETLMIFNNTKVVEARLLFKKDTGSVIEVFCLQPHEIYADITTAMNQTGSVQWLCLVGGASKWKKEQVLQLRFEADATAYTLEGALIEKRSDCFVVELSWNGNFSFAEVLHHAGHVPLPPYIKRQDETADKSRYQTVFARYDGSVAAPTAGLHFTENVLSSLRQKNINTAFVTLHVGAGTFRPVKADTMLEHDMHSEFIEVERALIEQLIEQGNKVLVAVGTTSLRTLESLYWLGARLITNPQAFENELPFLSQWEAYEHTDTPHKTDALKALQVYLSETGSSRLVAKTQIIIAPGYTFKMIDGLVTNFHQPSSTLLLLVAALIGDNWRKVYDYALQNDFRFLSYGDGSLLWK from the coding sequence ATGCATCCCAAATATCTCTCTATAAAAGATTTCACGTACAACCTCCCCGAAGAAAAGATAGCCTTTCACCCCCTGGATAACAGGGACGATGCACGGCTGCTCGTTTTTAAGAATGAAAAGATACAGGCGAATACCTACCGGAATATCGCCGCACATATACCTGAAGAAACCTTAATGATCTTTAATAACACTAAGGTGGTTGAAGCGAGGTTATTATTTAAAAAAGATACCGGAAGCGTTATCGAAGTTTTTTGCCTGCAGCCACACGAAATATACGCAGACATTACAACCGCTATGAATCAAACCGGGAGTGTTCAATGGCTTTGCCTGGTGGGCGGTGCCTCTAAATGGAAAAAAGAGCAGGTATTACAACTTCGGTTTGAAGCAGATGCAACTGCTTACACTTTAGAGGGCGCACTTATTGAAAAAAGAAGTGATTGTTTTGTTGTTGAACTGAGTTGGAATGGTAATTTCAGTTTTGCTGAAGTTTTGCATCATGCCGGGCATGTACCCCTACCACCTTATATTAAAAGGCAGGATGAAACAGCCGATAAAAGCCGCTACCAGACTGTTTTTGCCAGGTACGACGGATCGGTAGCCGCACCTACAGCCGGATTACATTTCACCGAAAATGTATTGTCATCGCTGCGGCAAAAAAATATCAATACAGCCTTTGTCACGCTGCATGTAGGCGCCGGCACATTCAGACCGGTTAAAGCAGATACCATGCTGGAGCACGATATGCATTCGGAGTTTATTGAAGTGGAAAGAGCGCTGATTGAACAGTTGATTGAACAGGGCAATAAAGTCCTTGTGGCTGTAGGTACTACATCTTTAAGAACATTGGAAAGCCTTTACTGGCTGGGTGCCCGGCTCATTACTAATCCACAGGCTTTTGAAAATGAGCTGCCTTTTTTAAGTCAATGGGAAGCTTACGAGCATACAGATACTCCGCACAAGACTGACGCACTTAAAGCCTTGCAGGTATATTTGTCAGAGACCGGCAGCAGCAGGCTGGTTGCTAAAACCCAGATCATTATCGCGCCCGGCTATACGTTTAAAATGATTGATGGGCTGGTAACCAATTTTCACCAACCCTCCTCCACTCTCCTTTTACTGGTAGCCGCCCTTATCGGAGACAACTGGAGAAAGGTTTATGATTATGCGCTGCAGAACGATTTCCGTTTCCTGAGTTATGGGGACGGTAGCCTGCTCTGGAAGTAA
- the mraZ gene encoding division/cell wall cluster transcriptional repressor MraZ — MTGFLGEFEATVDAKGRFLLPAGFKKQLAEGDGEKFVINRGFEKCLSLYPLSSWKPIAEKVNALNDFDPKVRQFKRYFLNGATMVEPDSAGRLLLPPTLKEYAGLQKDIVLVPAGNKMEIWDSAKYKEFFDSFSPESFSDLASMVMGSVS; from the coding sequence ATGACAGGCTTCCTCGGAGAATTTGAGGCTACGGTTGATGCCAAAGGCCGCTTTCTTTTACCAGCTGGGTTTAAAAAACAGCTGGCGGAAGGAGATGGGGAGAAGTTTGTAATTAACAGGGGTTTTGAAAAATGCCTGAGTCTGTACCCGCTCAGTTCCTGGAAACCTATTGCTGAAAAAGTAAATGCGCTGAATGATTTTGATCCGAAGGTTCGGCAGTTTAAGCGTTACTTTCTAAATGGAGCTACCATGGTAGAGCCGGACAGCGCGGGCAGGTTGTTATTGCCTCCCACTTTAAAGGAGTATGCAGGGCTTCAAAAAGATATTGTACTGGTACCTGCAGGTAATAAGATGGAGATCTGGGATAGTGCTAAATATAAAGAGTTCTTTGATTCTTTCTCACCTGAATCATTTAGTGACCTGGCAAGCATGGTAATGGGTTCTGTTAGTTGA
- the rsmH gene encoding 16S rRNA (cytosine(1402)-N(4))-methyltransferase RsmH, with protein MNNKKSKEGQQQESLSTSQPINQSTGYHIPVLLHETIEGLAIKPDGVYVDCTFGGGGHSAAILEQLNENGKLYVFDQDGDAAKNVPDDKRVVFIQQNFRHIQRFLRLQEVAKVDGILADLGVSSHQFDEADRGFSIRFNADMDMRMDRRQSVTAFEVVQQYGETQLHKLFEQYGEVTNAKTLAKTIVSVRNVVSLKTIDGFKNAVRDVVKGNPNKYFAQVFQALRMEVNEEIQVLKEMLEQSVSLLNPGGRIAIITFHSIEDRVVKNFFRDGSFEEIEENPFINTRRQEIFTVITRKPVTAGQDELKNNSRSRSAKLRVAERL; from the coding sequence ATGAATAACAAAAAAAGCAAAGAGGGCCAACAGCAAGAATCTCTGTCAACCAGTCAACCTATCAACCAGTCAACCGGCTACCACATACCAGTTCTTTTACACGAAACGATAGAGGGATTGGCAATAAAGCCAGATGGTGTTTATGTAGACTGTACGTTTGGTGGTGGCGGGCACTCTGCCGCAATACTGGAGCAGTTGAATGAAAACGGGAAGCTATATGTTTTCGATCAGGATGGAGATGCAGCTAAGAATGTACCCGATGATAAAAGGGTGGTTTTTATCCAGCAGAACTTCAGGCATATCCAGCGCTTTTTACGACTCCAGGAGGTAGCTAAGGTAGATGGCATTTTAGCTGATTTGGGTGTAAGCAGTCACCAGTTTGATGAAGCAGATCGTGGGTTCAGCATCCGGTTTAATGCAGATATGGATATGCGAATGGACAGGCGGCAATCGGTAACAGCATTCGAAGTAGTGCAGCAATATGGGGAAACCCAATTGCATAAGTTGTTTGAACAATATGGGGAAGTGACCAACGCAAAAACACTGGCAAAAACAATTGTGTCAGTTCGAAATGTGGTATCACTCAAAACGATAGATGGATTTAAGAATGCAGTAAGAGATGTTGTGAAGGGCAATCCGAATAAATACTTTGCGCAGGTGTTCCAGGCATTGCGCATGGAAGTGAATGAAGAGATACAGGTGTTAAAAGAGATGCTGGAGCAATCTGTATCCTTGTTAAATCCCGGAGGAAGAATAGCAATTATTACGTTTCACTCCATAGAAGACAGGGTGGTAAAGAACTTTTTCAGGGACGGAAGTTTTGAAGAAATAGAAGAGAATCCGTTTATAAATACACGAAGACAGGAAATATTTACGGTGATAACCCGTAAGCCGGTCACAGCGGGGCAGGATGAGTTGAAGAATAATTCGAGATCGCGGAGTGCTAAGTTGCGGGTAGCCGAACGTCTGTAG
- a CDS encoding nucleoside permease — MSIKFKLTVLSFFQFFVWGAWLITIANYWFGTRGWEGAKFGAVFSTMGFASIIMPTLTGIIADRWLNAERLYGLLQILYAAVLFYIPQVDNPDTFFWVMLVAMGFYMPTIALANSISYTALKANGGDVIKDFPPIRVWGTIGFIVAMWMTNLSGSKASPNQFYIAGAAAMFIGIFAFTLPKCPPQKKINRGSSIFQILGLDAFKLFANYKIAVFFIFSMFLGGALQLTNAYGDVFLDEFKHYPSYVDSFVVKYSTIIMSISQISETLFILAIPFFLKRYGIKKVMLISMLAWVLRFALFGVGNPTSGLWMILLSCIVYGMAFDFFNISGSLFVETNTDRKIRSSAQGLFMMMTNGFGAVFGSLTSGWLIDRFFTRSFDNAPGLADFLHTTPSDPRFVAILNDQFKVNVGGDGMLSSIIAVRDWPSIWFTFAAYAMVVAVLFAIFFRHQHQPEQIGRVVH, encoded by the coding sequence ATGTCGATAAAATTTAAACTGACTGTATTAAGCTTTTTCCAGTTTTTTGTTTGGGGCGCCTGGTTGATTACCATAGCTAATTACTGGTTTGGCACCAGGGGTTGGGAGGGAGCTAAGTTTGGTGCTGTGTTCAGTACGATGGGTTTTGCTTCTATCATCATGCCTACACTTACCGGCATTATTGCCGACAGGTGGTTGAATGCGGAACGATTATATGGTTTGTTGCAGATACTTTATGCAGCGGTGCTGTTTTATATTCCCCAGGTCGATAACCCGGATACTTTCTTTTGGGTGATGCTGGTGGCCATGGGCTTTTACATGCCAACCATTGCGCTGGCCAATTCCATTTCGTACACAGCGTTAAAGGCGAATGGTGGTGATGTGATCAAAGATTTTCCTCCCATCAGGGTTTGGGGAACGATTGGTTTTATTGTAGCCATGTGGATGACCAATTTATCAGGCAGCAAAGCCAGTCCCAACCAGTTCTACATTGCGGGGGCTGCTGCGATGTTTATCGGCATTTTTGCTTTTACTTTGCCTAAATGTCCTCCCCAGAAAAAGATCAATCGCGGGTCAAGCATTTTCCAGATACTGGGATTAGATGCTTTTAAGTTATTCGCCAATTATAAGATAGCCGTATTCTTTATTTTCTCCATGTTCCTGGGAGGCGCTTTGCAGCTCACCAATGCATATGGGGATGTTTTTTTAGATGAGTTTAAACATTATCCCAGTTACGTTGATTCTTTTGTGGTAAAGTACTCTACTATCATTATGTCTATTTCCCAGATCTCAGAAACCCTTTTTATCCTGGCAATTCCGTTCTTTTTAAAGCGGTATGGTATCAAAAAAGTAATGTTGATTTCTATGCTGGCCTGGGTGCTTCGCTTTGCCTTATTTGGTGTCGGAAATCCTACCAGCGGCTTATGGATGATTTTGCTTTCCTGTATTGTATACGGCATGGCCTTCGATTTTTTCAATATTTCAGGTTCATTGTTCGTAGAAACAAATACCGATCGGAAGATCCGCTCCTCCGCCCAGGGCCTCTTCATGATGATGACCAATGGGTTTGGCGCTGTCTTTGGCAGTCTTACCTCGGGCTGGCTGATCGACCGGTTTTTTACCAGGAGCTTTGATAATGCGCCAGGTTTGGCTGATTTTCTCCATACTACACCGTCTGATCCTAGATTTGTGGCCATACTAAATGATCAGTTTAAAGTAAATGTTGGGGGCGATGGCATGTTGAGCAGCATCATAGCAGTAAGGGATTGGCCATCTATCTGGTTTACTTTTGCCGCTTATGCCATGGTAGTGGCTGTCTTGTTTGCCATATTTTTCAGACATCAGCATCAGCCGGAACAAATCGGGCGGGTTGTACATTAG
- the trxA gene encoding thioredoxin, with amino-acid sequence MAKEFNDANFQVEVLDSDKLTVVDFWAEWCGPCRAIGPVIEELSKEYDGKVNIGKVNVDVNPQVSMDYGITSIPAILFIKNGQVVDKLVGAQPKGNFVKKIESHLN; translated from the coding sequence ATGGCAAAAGAATTTAACGACGCAAACTTCCAGGTGGAAGTTTTGGATTCAGATAAATTAACTGTAGTGGATTTTTGGGCAGAATGGTGTGGTCCTTGCCGTGCTATTGGGCCGGTAATTGAAGAATTATCAAAAGAATACGACGGTAAAGTAAATATTGGTAAAGTGAATGTGGATGTAAATCCTCAGGTGTCAATGGATTACGGTATTACTTCTATTCCCGCAATTTTATTTATAAAAAATGGCCAGGTGGTAGATAAACTGGTAGGTGCGCAGCCAAAAGGTAATTTTGTAAAAAAGATCGAATCGCATCTGAACTAA
- a CDS encoding n-acetylglutamate synthase, whose protein sequence is MSSINYNNKTFKPISNTENGETSADTLFHYVQKDNILTASYSGGKIKSGHLIGLVSETGEINMRYHQVNDQGELMTGICSSVPEILSNGKIRLHETWQWTSGDLSCGNSIIEEI, encoded by the coding sequence ATGAGTTCAATCAATTACAATAACAAAACATTTAAGCCCATAAGCAATACGGAAAACGGAGAAACTTCAGCTGATACACTGTTTCATTATGTACAAAAAGACAATATTCTTACGGCCAGCTACAGCGGTGGGAAAATAAAATCGGGACATTTAATCGGATTGGTGAGTGAAACTGGCGAAATAAACATGAGGTATCACCAGGTAAATGACCAGGGCGAGTTAATGACCGGAATTTGCTCCTCAGTGCCGGAAATATTATCCAATGGAAAGATCAGGCTGCATGAAACCTGGCAATGGACATCCGGGGATCTTTCCTGCGGCAACTCTATAATCGAGGAAATTTAA
- a CDS encoding carboxypeptidase-like regulatory domain-containing protein, whose protein sequence is MIASAQNRLLGHVIDGETNMPVAGSSVFITNTSLASITNKEGYFEIPDIPAGIYKLIITHVGFETVTYDFSTEKMPPKLKVVVTPKVVAMEAVVVGGYVKETWEKWGKTFTDYFIGLSNNSMKTVIKNHKTLRFRFYKKLNKLEVVADEPIIIENKGLGYQLAYQLEHFEINFSERTNFFAGHILFTDMKGNSRQVKKWQESRREAYTGSMMHFFRSVYEGNSLDEGFEIRRVKKLRNVEKDRVRALYRHNPDQRLSDSSEYYQKILSQKDFSYEYGATLTVDSFRIVQDGQKFIYWPDYLQVVNKHKIEEQGYLDHHMERRSRYPARSLIMLQNEPALLLDANGNWYPAQGLLSEWYWGWGEKVGDLLPLNYRPSTAIVNKN, encoded by the coding sequence ATGATCGCTTCTGCTCAAAACCGGCTTTTGGGGCATGTAATTGATGGCGAAACCAATATGCCGGTGGCCGGAAGCTCCGTATTTATCACCAACACTTCGCTGGCCAGCATCACTAACAAGGAAGGATATTTTGAGATACCCGACATTCCCGCAGGTATATACAAACTCATTATTACACATGTGGGGTTTGAAACCGTTACCTATGATTTTTCTACAGAAAAAATGCCGCCAAAGCTGAAGGTGGTGGTAACGCCAAAGGTGGTAGCTATGGAAGCTGTAGTGGTGGGTGGCTACGTGAAAGAAACCTGGGAGAAATGGGGCAAGACCTTTACAGATTATTTTATAGGTCTTTCAAATAACTCCATGAAAACGGTTATTAAAAACCATAAAACACTCCGGTTTCGCTTTTATAAGAAATTGAATAAGCTGGAAGTGGTTGCTGATGAACCGATCATAATCGAAAACAAAGGCCTGGGATACCAACTGGCCTACCAGCTGGAGCATTTTGAGATTAACTTTAGCGAAAGAACCAATTTTTTTGCAGGCCATATTTTGTTTACCGATATGAAGGGCAATAGCCGGCAGGTTAAGAAGTGGCAGGAAAGCAGGCGGGAAGCTTATACCGGGTCCATGATGCACTTTTTTAGGTCAGTTTATGAAGGCAATAGCCTCGATGAGGGCTTTGAAATCAGGAGGGTAAAAAAGCTTCGTAATGTAGAAAAAGACAGGGTAAGGGCATTGTATCGTCATAACCCGGATCAACGGCTTAGCGACTCTTCGGAGTATTATCAGAAAATACTATCTCAAAAAGATTTTAGCTATGAATATGGCGCTACACTGACGGTAGATAGCTTCCGCATTGTACAGGATGGCCAAAAGTTCATTTACTGGCCTGATTATTTGCAGGTAGTAAACAAGCACAAAATAGAAGAACAAGGCTATCTCGATCATCACATGGAACGCAGGTCGCGTTACCCGGCCCGGTCATTAATTATGCTGCAAAATGAGCCCGCGCTGCTGCTCGATGCCAACGGCAACTGGTATCCTGCTCAGGGACTACTATCGGAGTGGTACTGGGGCTGGGGCGAAAAAGTAGGCGACCTGTTACCTCTTAATTACCGGCCTTCCACAGCAATTGTTAACAAAAATTAA
- the mqnE gene encoding aminofutalosine synthase MqnE: MIANTLPHVDSALQEIAGKVYDGQRISDADGLYLFEHASLAFVGALANYVREQKHGDITYFNRNFHIEPTNACIYSCHFCSYSKLYAHRDEAWELSLQQMMDIVKKYDNDPVTEVHIVGGVHPKMNLEFFAELLRSIKAHRPELHIKGFTAVELDYMFRKAKKTVLEGMQYLKDAGLESLPGGGAEIFAPEVREQICADKIDGTGWLHIHQTAHELGMQSNATMLFGHIEKYEHRIDHMSRLRNLQDQTNGFNTFIPLKFRNGDNDMSHVAESSLIEDMKMYAIARIYLDNFPHIKAYWPMLGRQNAQLALSFGVNDIDGTIDDTTKIYSMAGSEEQTPSMSTEELVVLIKQARRRPVERGTLYNVIKDYGTVETTATA, translated from the coding sequence ATGATCGCGAATACCCTACCCCATGTTGATAGTGCACTTCAGGAAATTGCCGGCAAAGTATATGACGGACAAAGAATCAGTGATGCAGACGGTTTGTATCTTTTTGAGCATGCCAGCCTGGCATTTGTTGGCGCTTTAGCCAATTATGTACGCGAGCAAAAGCACGGGGATATTACTTATTTCAACAGGAACTTTCATATAGAACCCACCAATGCCTGTATTTACTCCTGTCATTTTTGTAGCTATAGTAAATTGTATGCCCATCGCGATGAAGCATGGGAGCTATCGTTGCAGCAAATGATGGATATTGTAAAAAAATACGATAATGATCCGGTAACTGAAGTACATATTGTAGGAGGCGTTCACCCTAAAATGAACCTGGAGTTTTTCGCTGAATTATTGCGCAGTATCAAAGCACACCGGCCTGAACTGCATATTAAAGGCTTTACCGCGGTGGAGCTGGATTACATGTTCCGCAAAGCCAAAAAAACAGTACTGGAAGGCATGCAATACCTGAAAGACGCCGGTTTAGAGAGCTTACCAGGCGGTGGTGCTGAAATATTTGCGCCCGAAGTAAGGGAACAAATCTGCGCTGATAAAATTGACGGAACCGGCTGGTTGCATATTCACCAGACCGCACATGAGCTGGGCATGCAATCCAATGCCACCATGCTTTTTGGACATATTGAAAAATACGAACACCGTATTGATCACATGAGCCGGCTACGCAATCTGCAGGATCAAACCAATGGCTTCAACACCTTCATTCCGTTGAAGTTCAGAAATGGCGATAATGATATGAGCCATGTAGCAGAATCCTCATTGATTGAGGACATGAAGATGTATGCTATTGCCCGCATCTATCTTGACAATTTTCCGCATATCAAAGCCTATTGGCCGATGCTGGGCCGACAAAATGCGCAACTAGCACTGTCATTTGGCGTAAACGATATTGACGGTACTATTGATGATACCACCAAGATCTACTCTATGGCTGGCTCAGAAGAGCAAACGCCCTCTATGAGTACTGAAGAGTTAGTTGTACTGATCAAACAAGCCAGGAGAAGGCCGGTAGAGAGAGGAACGCTGTATAATGTGATCAAAGATTACGGAACAGTTGAAACGACGGCAACTGCTTAG
- a CDS encoding FtsL-like putative cell division protein: MKEGQVKFNWKKWLNYQSIVKQVPFLFFLAFLAVVYIYNGHMADKTVRKINAMAKEVKELQWEYKSLKSEVMFRSKPSQLSKALQPLGLSELNETPYVLKDSLEDYLAGVQE; this comes from the coding sequence ATGAAAGAAGGGCAGGTGAAGTTTAATTGGAAGAAATGGTTGAATTATCAATCCATTGTAAAACAGGTGCCTTTCCTTTTTTTTCTTGCTTTTCTGGCAGTAGTATATATCTACAATGGACACATGGCGGATAAAACCGTTCGAAAGATCAATGCTATGGCCAAAGAGGTGAAGGAATTGCAGTGGGAATATAAGAGTTTGAAAAGTGAGGTGATGTTTCGCAGCAAACCCAGCCAGTTATCGAAAGCTTTGCAGCCACTGGGTTTGAGCGAATTGAACGAAACACCGTATGTACTTAAAGACTCGCTGGAAGATTATCTGGCGGGTGTTCAGGAATAA